The Brassica oleracea var. oleracea cultivar TO1000 chromosome C6, BOL, whole genome shotgun sequence genome includes a region encoding these proteins:
- the LOC106297133 gene encoding uncharacterized protein LOC106297133 has translation MFSSFGFPRPTTTTDDLEDLYKEYGVDRAVVLDLAGATETLETVRGGHLIAFSVRAREEGLSFKVDEFRHLVMVKRNTQSPGTFLVSPRPGRHVIEDVPYRDEKWRKQFFVFRVDRASVGDFDFSRLPRSWAERIAPFKGSLMSDEIRGLIGVLRRGHLDWSSFDQARIRADFAKPEGTNRAPLVGGSEDEAEHSRRQLVRRSSFRTSGSVSKNRASGKSTLISIHDSDNEGASEERRSTVSLSPGSGDETVAATRKRRWSSKDTLPGPSRPTFFPEGDGSLFAAQGDLISLAGRMRSAGCRLPSLASSAEKEAYAKVAVATSKVMEAFNEYVVMMEDHVVASRNDKEIESIGSEIKRLSGELKAAKREGKKDAKNIEALTEDWRRNYHENEALMTQVVAQKAKVAALEVERDQDIRRSSRINRRDIEQRYREVLESLKDKWSSKKKEVSAEIQLQEVPPTSIFRTSSRTGA, from the exons ATGTTTTCATCGTTCGGTTTCCCTCGTCCGACGACTACAACCGATGATCTCGAGGATCTCTATAAGGAATACGGGGTTGATCGCGCCGTCGTTCTCGATTTGGCCGGCGCAACTGAGACTCTCGAAACCGTACGGGGAGG GCATCTTATTGCGTTCTCGGTTAGGGCTAGGGAGGAAGGTTTATCTTTCAAAGTCGATGAGTTCCGACACCTCGTTATGGTGAAGCGGAACACTCAGAGTCCTGGTACCTTCCTCGTGTCTCCACGCCCAGGTCGCCACGTCATCGAGGATGTCCCTTATCGCGACGAAAAGTGGCGCAAGCAGTTCTTCGTTTTTAGGGTGGATCGAGCATCTGTGGGCGATTTTGATTTCTCTCGACTTCCTCGGAGTTGGGCTGAGCGTATTG CTCCTTTCAAAGGTTCTTTGATGTCAGACGAGATTCGTGGTCTGATCGGAGTCCTTCGGAGAGGTCATTTGGACTGGTCTTCGTTTGATCAGGCTCGGATTCGGGCTGATTTTGCCAAGCCAGAAGGGACTAACAGGGCCCCTTTGGTTGGGGGTTCTGAGGATGAGGCCGAACATTCCAGGAG GCAGCTCGTGAGGAGGTCGTCGTTTCGTACTTCTGGGTCTGTATCGAAGAATCGCGCCTCTGGTAAATCTACTTTGATCTCGATTCACGACTCCGACAATGAAGGTGCTTCGGAAGAGAGGCGGTCTACTGTCTCATTGAGCCCTGGTTCGGGAGACGAGACCGTTGCCGCGACCAGAAAGCGACGCTGGTCGTCAAAGGACACCTTGCCCGGTCCATCTCGTCCTACGTTTTTCCCTGAGGGAGACGGTTCTTTGTTTGCGGCCCAAGGTGACTTAATTTCCCTCGCTGGTCGCATGAGGTCTGCAGGCTGTCGTCTCCCATCTCTTGCTTCTTCGGCCGAGAAGGAAGCTTACGCCAAGGTTGCAGTGGCGACCTCTAAG GTGATGGAAGCTTTTAATGAATATGTTGTAATGATGGAAGATCACGTCGTGGCTTCTCGGAATGACAAGGAAATCGAGAGCATCGGTTCCGAGATTAAGAGGCTTTCGGGGGAGCTCAAAGCCGCCAAGCGAGAGGGGAAAAAGGATGCCAAAAATATTGAGGCTTTGACTGAGGATTGGAGGAGAAATTACCATGAGAACGAGGCTCTTATGACCCAGGTGGTTGCTCAGAAGGCGAAAGTCGCGGCGCTTGAGGTCGAGAGGGATCAGGACATTCGTCGTTCTTCTCGCATTAATCGTCGTGATATCGAGCAGCGGTACCGAGAGGTCCTCGAATCTTTGAAGGATAAATGGTCGAGCAAGAAGAAGGAAGTGTCTGCTGAGATCCAATTGCAAGAAGTGCCGCCAACATCGATCTTCCGAACGAGCTCAAGGACGGGGGCCTAA